One genomic segment of Heptranchias perlo isolate sHepPer1 chromosome 3, sHepPer1.hap1, whole genome shotgun sequence includes these proteins:
- the LOC137320206 gene encoding LOW QUALITY PROTEIN: prostaglandin reductase-3-like (The sequence of the model RefSeq protein was modified relative to this genomic sequence to represent the inferred CDS: deleted 2 bases in 2 codons) has product MKEGAFAECMIVPTKRAIPVPSIKPQFLTLPVSGATAYIGLKGLGELSEGQKIMVTATAGGTGQFAGQLAKAAGCHVIGTCFSDEKVRFLKSIGCDRPVNYKSEDTTAVLQKESPEGLDVVYESVGGRMFKLAIDHLAVKGRLLVIGLVSSYQSFLGLKAPNAGNLPLKLLQRSASVRGFFMPQNASHYQTSVTRLLGMNEKGELVCEIDQRDQAPEGRFVVRSPFTEQLITFNLGKNIEKIVAELPQPVSTRL; this is encoded by the exons ATGAAAGAAGGGGCTTTTGCTGAATGCATGATTGTGCCGACCAAAAGAGCAATCCCAGTGCCATCCATCAAGCCCCAGTTCCTTACACTGCCCGTCAGTGGTGCAACGGCTTACATTGGCCTCAAGGGGCTTGGAGAGCTCTCCGAGGGCCAAAAGATTATGGTGACAGCAACTGCCGGTGGCACTGGCCAGTTTGCTGGCCAACTTGCCAAAGCAGCTGGTTGCCACGTGATCGGCACCTGCTTTTCTGACGAGAAAGTTCGTTTTCTGAAATCGATAGGCTGCGACCGACCTGTTAACTACAAGTCCGAGGACAccactgctgttcttcaaaaggaGTCCCCAGAAGGGCTGGACGTGGTTTATGAATCTGTAGGGGGGAGA ATGTTCAAACTGGCCATCGATCACCTGGCTGTCAAAGGACGTCTTCTCGTCATTGGCTTAGTCTCGTCCTATCAAAGCTTCCTTGGATTGAAGGCCCCGAATGCAGGCAACCTGCCACTAAAGTTACTCCAGAGGTCCGCCAGTGTTCGGGGGTTTTTCATGCCCCAGAACGCCTCGCACTATCAAACC AGTGTCACGCGCTTGTTGGGCATGAATGAGAAAGGTGAACTGGTGTGCGAGATTGATCAAAGAGACCAGGCTCCTGAGGGCAGATTTGTAGTCCGGAGTCCGTTTACCGAGCAGTTGATTACCTTTAACTTAGGAAAGAACATTGAAAAGATTGTGGCCGAGTTACCTCAGCCAGTGAGTACGAGGCTGTAA